One window of Sulfurospirillum sp. 1612 genomic DNA carries:
- the trmA gene encoding tRNA (uridine(54)-C5)-methyltransferase TrmA — translation MTCQYFGICGSCKLYELSYEEQIAQKKETIREQFEPLGIEDFEFFASKESHYRARAEFRIWHTNERIDYGMHKMQGHGIVTIKECPKVDAQIFDMMPRLLAYLQDHELLKRKLYAIEFLSTSQSLLVTLIYHRPIDEAWEQEAKACAQTLHINIVGRSKKIKKIIGNDFVMEHLQIFDETYRYQILEGGFSQPNTTINQKMIEWVLNAVHSSRDLLELYCGHGNFTMPLSQKFDKVLATEISKTSINAALTNCELNGIDSIQFVRMSVEELTAALQKEREFYRLKNVHLDDYDFSHVFVDPPRAGIDEKSLQFISQFENIIYISCNPLTLKRDLLILTKTFDVVKFAVFDQFPYTNHIESGIILRRKQTLTNS, via the coding sequence ATGACATGCCAGTATTTTGGGATTTGTGGCAGTTGCAAACTCTATGAACTCTCCTATGAAGAACAAATAGCCCAGAAGAAAGAGACGATTCGTGAGCAATTTGAGCCTTTAGGGATTGAAGATTTTGAATTTTTTGCCTCTAAAGAATCACACTATCGTGCGCGTGCAGAGTTTCGTATTTGGCATACGAATGAGCGGATTGATTATGGTATGCACAAAATGCAAGGTCACGGTATCGTGACCATTAAAGAGTGTCCCAAAGTCGATGCACAGATTTTTGATATGATGCCGCGTCTTTTGGCGTATTTGCAAGACCATGAACTTTTGAAGCGTAAATTGTATGCCATAGAGTTTCTCTCTACATCACAATCTCTGTTGGTGACGCTGATTTATCACCGTCCTATCGACGAGGCGTGGGAGCAAGAAGCCAAAGCGTGCGCACAAACACTTCATATCAATATCGTCGGAAGAAGTAAAAAAATCAAAAAAATCATAGGCAATGATTTTGTGATGGAGCATCTTCAAATCTTTGATGAAACGTATCGATATCAAATCCTCGAAGGGGGATTTTCGCAACCAAATACGACGATTAATCAAAAGATGATTGAGTGGGTTTTAAACGCGGTTCACTCTAGTAGAGATTTATTGGAACTGTATTGTGGACATGGAAATTTTACGATGCCATTGAGTCAAAAATTTGATAAAGTTCTGGCGACTGAAATCTCCAAAACATCGATTAATGCAGCACTGACAAATTGTGAGCTTAATGGAATTGATTCGATTCAATTCGTACGCATGAGTGTTGAGGAGTTAACCGCAGCATTACAAAAAGAGCGAGAGTTTTATCGGCTGAAAAATGTTCATTTGGATGATTATGATTTTTCTCATGTTTTTGTCGATCCTCCACGTGCTGGTATTGATGAGAAGAGTTTGCAATTTATCTCCCAATTTGAAAATATCATCTATATCTCATGCAACCCCCTAACACTCAAACGGGATCTTTTAATACTCACCAAAACGTTTGACGTTGTGAAATTTGCTGTCTTTGATCAATTTCCTTATACAAACCATATAGAATCTGGTATAATTTTACGCAGAAAACAAACACTGAC
- a CDS encoding HD domain-containing protein codes for MPTRDDAFNLLKQYNTDALITHGLAVESAMRHFAKKFGEDEEKWGIVGLLHDLDYEQFPDEHCYKTQEIMTPLGYSDEIIRAIMSHAYGMCTDIEPLSPMEKTLYAVDELTGLITACALVRPSKSVMDLEVKSVKKKFKQKSFAAGASREVITKGAEMLDMELGDLIQEVILAMRNNATVLGLDIK; via the coding sequence ATGCCAACGCGAGACGATGCTTTTAATTTACTCAAACAATACAACACAGATGCACTCATCACCCATGGGCTAGCTGTCGAATCTGCCATGCGCCATTTTGCCAAAAAGTTTGGTGAAGATGAAGAGAAATGGGGAATTGTAGGACTGTTACATGATCTAGACTATGAACAATTTCCTGATGAACACTGCTATAAAACCCAAGAGATTATGACACCCCTAGGTTACAGTGATGAAATCATCCGTGCTATCATGTCTCATGCTTATGGAATGTGTACCGATATCGAACCCCTCTCACCAATGGAGAAGACCCTTTATGCGGTGGATGAATTGACCGGATTAATTACTGCGTGTGCTTTGGTACGTCCTTCAAAATCAGTGATGGATTTAGAAGTCAAATCGGTGAAGAAAAAATTCAAACAAAAATCTTTTGCTGCGGGAGCGAGTCGAGAAGTCATCACAAAAGGGGCTGAGATGCTTGATATGGAATTGGGAGATTTAATCCAAGAAGTCATCCTAGCGATGCGTAACAATGCAACCGTATTAGGGCTGGATATCAAATGA
- a CDS encoding DUF445 domain-containing protein, with amino-acid sequence MNKSLATDIISIVLIGISFMVPQPYKHLLLYAGLFALSGAITNQIAIHMLFEKVPFFYGSGVIEARFEAFKASIKNLMMHQFFTKEKIDEFFEKEERKIDLTPIINESDFSPAFDALVKTVMESSFGGMLGMFGGENALASLKEPFCEKLKTSVLTITQSEDFSAKMDAYVKEAGMSEGMLVSIEAMIDKRLDELTPKIVKEIVQDFIKEHLGWLVIWGGFFGGVIGIISAGFLK; translated from the coding sequence ATGAATAAAAGTTTGGCTACAGATATCATCAGTATCGTATTGATTGGCATCTCATTTATGGTGCCGCAACCCTACAAGCACTTGCTTCTATATGCAGGTCTCTTTGCTTTATCTGGTGCTATTACCAATCAGATTGCGATTCATATGCTATTTGAAAAAGTGCCGTTTTTTTATGGTTCAGGCGTTATAGAGGCGCGTTTTGAAGCTTTTAAGGCATCGATTAAAAATCTCATGATGCACCAATTTTTCACAAAAGAGAAAATCGATGAATTTTTTGAAAAAGAGGAACGCAAGATTGATTTGACGCCGATTATCAATGAGAGTGATTTTTCTCCGGCCTTTGATGCATTGGTTAAAACCGTGATGGAATCTTCATTTGGTGGGATGTTGGGTATGTTTGGTGGCGAAAATGCCCTCGCTTCGCTTAAAGAGCCTTTTTGTGAGAAGCTTAAAACATCAGTTTTGACAATTACACAAAGCGAAGATTTCAGTGCTAAGATGGATGCCTATGTCAAAGAAGCTGGTATGAGTGAGGGGATGTTGGTCTCCATTGAGGCGATGATTGATAAGAGACTGGATGAATTAACTCCAAAAATCGTCAAAGAGATTGTGCAAGATTTTATCAAAGAGCACTTAGGTTGGCTCGTCATCTGGGGTGGATTTTTCGGTGGTGTGATTGGAATAATCTCTGCTGGATTTTTAAAATGA